In a single window of the Pseudodesulfovibrio profundus genome:
- a CDS encoding FAD-binding oxidoreductase, with protein sequence MGAEKLIKDFEAAVGAENVMTSETDRHAYSYDAAVLDSVMPALVVRPETSEALGKAVKLCNDNGLPLTVRGAGTNLSGGTIPHPGGVVILTNGLNRILEINEEDMYAVVEPGVVTSQFAAEVAKRGLFYPPDPGSQTVSTIGGNVAENAGGLRGLKYGVTKDYVMGIDFWDVNGELVKSGSRTVKCVTGYNLAGLMVASEGTLGVFDKVILKLVPPAQAAKSMMAIFPSMKAASETVAAIIANKIVPATLEMMDNFTINTVENFRKAGLPTDAAALLLIEVDGHPAQVEDEAAMVEKICKENGATELKVAKDAAERDAVWQARRDALPALAKLKPTCVLEDATVPRSKIPAMIAALEEISQKLDLTIGTFGHAGDGNLHPTILTDKRDKNEWERVEKGIDMIFDRALALGGTLSGEHGIGLAKSKYMEIETSRATLEYAHRMKSVLDPKGILNPGKIIGFKN encoded by the coding sequence ATGGGTGCTGAAAAGCTCATCAAGGATTTTGAGGCCGCCGTCGGTGCGGAAAATGTCATGACCAGCGAGACCGACCGTCACGCCTATTCCTATGATGCTGCTGTGCTTGATTCCGTCATGCCTGCACTGGTTGTCCGTCCGGAAACCAGCGAAGCTCTCGGCAAAGCAGTCAAGCTCTGTAACGACAACGGCCTGCCTCTTACTGTTCGTGGTGCCGGTACCAACCTGTCCGGTGGAACCATTCCGCATCCTGGTGGCGTTGTCATTCTGACCAATGGCCTGAATCGTATTCTCGAAATCAACGAAGAAGACATGTACGCAGTCGTCGAGCCGGGTGTTGTTACCTCTCAGTTCGCTGCCGAAGTCGCCAAGCGCGGCCTTTTCTATCCCCCGGATCCGGGCAGCCAGACTGTTTCCACCATCGGTGGTAACGTGGCTGAAAACGCTGGTGGTCTCCGCGGCCTCAAGTACGGCGTCACCAAAGATTACGTCATGGGCATCGACTTCTGGGACGTTAACGGCGAACTGGTCAAGTCCGGTTCCCGCACTGTCAAATGCGTTACCGGTTACAATCTGGCCGGTCTGATGGTTGCCTCCGAAGGTACCCTGGGCGTATTTGACAAAGTGATCCTGAAGCTCGTTCCCCCGGCACAGGCTGCCAAGTCCATGATGGCGATTTTCCCCTCCATGAAGGCTGCATCCGAAACCGTTGCCGCTATCATTGCCAACAAGATTGTTCCGGCAACCCTGGAGATGATGGATAACTTCACCATCAACACCGTTGAAAATTTCCGTAAGGCCGGACTGCCCACCGATGCCGCAGCACTGCTGCTGATCGAAGTCGATGGTCACCCCGCACAGGTCGAAGACGAAGCCGCCATGGTTGAAAAGATCTGTAAGGAAAACGGCGCGACTGAACTGAAGGTCGCCAAGGACGCTGCCGAGCGTGATGCCGTTTGGCAGGCTCGCCGCGACGCACTGCCCGCACTGGCCAAGCTCAAGCCCACCTGCGTGCTTGAAGACGCCACCGTGCCTCGCTCCAAAATACCTGCCATGATCGCTGCTCTGGAAGAAATCTCCCAGAAGCTCGACCTGACCATCGGTACCTTTGGTCACGCTGGCGACGGTAACCTGCATCCCACCATCCTCACCGACAAGCGTGACAAGAACGAGTGGGAACGTGTTGAAAAGGGTATCGATATGATCTTCGACCGCGCTCTTGCCCTCGGCGGCACCCTGTCCGGCGAACACGGCATCGGTCTTGCCAAGTCCAAGTACATGGAAATCGAGACTTCCCGCGCTACCCTGGAATATGCACACCGTATGAAATCCGTTCTTGATCCCAAGGGTATTTTGAATCCCGGCAAGATCATCGGCTTCAAGAACTAG
- a CDS encoding (Fe-S)-binding protein: MADINKLAQMFKELDDQLVNCMRCGMCQAVCPIFAQTGREADVTRGKLALLDGLASQMLEDPEGVNEKLNKCLLCGTCQSNCPSGVSVMDIFLKARAIMTGYFGLPPVKKAIFRGMLKNPKLFNTLTNMGAKFQGIFTKKVDDMLGSSCARFNAPVIGDRHFNTLASKPFHKTVPSMDTPAGKSGIRVAFYVGCAIDKIFPQVGEAMLKVLNHHGVGVYLPEGQACCGIPVLSSGDADTFDNLIEQNVKLFREGDFDYIITGCASCTSTIKELWPAMYRGASATKYDIQQLEKKTLDISQFLVDVLKVEPKEVSGGRTVTYHDPCHLKNSLGITAQPRDIIKAAGCDYTEMMEAGTCCGCGGSFNVAHYEMSKKIGSRKADNIINAKVQTASTSCPACMLQMTDMLSQKGAKMDVKHVVELYAESL; encoded by the coding sequence ATGGCCGATATCAATAAACTTGCTCAGATGTTCAAGGAGTTGGACGACCAACTGGTCAACTGCATGCGCTGCGGTATGTGCCAGGCTGTTTGTCCCATTTTTGCCCAGACCGGTAGAGAAGCTGACGTTACTCGCGGTAAGCTCGCTCTGCTGGACGGTCTGGCCAGCCAGATGCTGGAAGATCCGGAAGGCGTTAACGAGAAGCTGAACAAGTGCCTGCTTTGCGGCACCTGTCAGTCCAACTGTCCGTCCGGTGTGTCCGTTATGGACATTTTCCTGAAGGCCCGTGCGATCATGACCGGTTACTTCGGTCTGCCTCCGGTCAAGAAGGCTATCTTCCGCGGCATGCTGAAAAACCCCAAGCTGTTCAACACGCTGACCAACATGGGCGCCAAGTTCCAGGGTATCTTCACCAAGAAGGTGGATGACATGCTCGGTTCCTCCTGTGCCCGCTTCAACGCACCGGTCATCGGGGATCGACACTTCAACACCCTGGCTTCCAAGCCGTTCCACAAGACCGTGCCCAGCATGGATACTCCGGCTGGAAAGTCCGGCATCCGTGTGGCCTTTTACGTCGGTTGTGCCATTGACAAGATCTTCCCGCAGGTCGGTGAAGCCATGCTCAAGGTGCTCAATCACCACGGCGTGGGTGTTTACCTGCCTGAAGGACAGGCATGCTGTGGTATTCCGGTACTGTCCAGCGGTGATGCGGATACCTTTGACAATCTGATTGAACAGAACGTCAAACTCTTCCGCGAAGGCGACTTCGATTACATCATCACCGGTTGCGCTTCCTGCACGTCCACCATCAAGGAATTGTGGCCTGCAATGTATCGTGGCGCATCGGCGACAAAATATGATATACAACAATTGGAAAAGAAAACTCTCGACATCAGCCAGTTCCTCGTGGACGTGCTGAAAGTGGAGCCCAAAGAGGTTTCCGGCGGCAGGACTGTGACCTATCACGATCCCTGTCACCTCAAGAACTCCCTCGGCATTACTGCCCAGCCTCGTGATATCATCAAGGCTGCCGGTTGCGACTACACGGAGATGATGGAAGCTGGAACCTGTTGCGGCTGCGGTGGTAGCTTCAACGTCGCTCACTACGAGATGTCCAAGAAGATTGGTAGCCGCAAGGCTGACAATATAATCAATGCTAAGGTCCAAACCGCGTCAACCAGTTGTCCGGCCTGCATGCTGCAGATGACCGACATGCTCTCTCAGAAGGGAGCAAAGATGGACGTTAAACACGTCGTCGAACTGTACGCGGAATCGCTATAA
- the pta gene encoding phosphate acetyltransferase has product MSKSLYVSATEERSGKSAVILGVMQMLLREIDNVAIFRPIINNPGEGKEDHDIALLIGHYKLSIPYRDTYAYTLEEARELINAGQHALVLENILKKYKELEEKYDFVLCEGTDFKGKDPAFEFDLNADIAANIGAPMLVVASGRNKTPDEVVNITRSTLDTMSEKGVDFVACIVNRAPEGMTDDLCRHIQCKVDQKDLPVYVIPENEVLGKPTIGDVKRWLDADILYGHSGLQTLVDNYVVAAMQVGNFLDYIEQGSLIITPGDRSDIILSALASRLSSSYPDIAGIILTGGLEVAANVHKLIEGWTGVPVPVLSVKGHTYHNVQELNRLYGRIEANDHQRIASALGGFTQHVNSQELRDRVVEQRSTRVTPKMFEFSLFDKASRDKQRIVLPEGTGERILRATDILMRRGVADIILLGREDEIRNNASMCGVDISGAQIIDPAESDLLDSFAEEYLELRKHKGMIADVAWDRMADTTYFGTMMVHKGFADGMVSGSVTTTAQTIRPAFEFVKTKPGSSIVSSVFLMCLKDRVLVYGDCAVNTNPNAQQLAEIAISAAETAGIFGVDPKVAMLSYSTGSSGKGEDVEKVTEATRIAKELIKERGLSFPLEGPLQYDAAVDPEVAKVKMPDSDVAGQATVFVFPDLNTGNNTYKAVQRAANAVAIGPVLQGLNKPVNDLSRGCTVPDIVNTVAITAIQAQAEKK; this is encoded by the coding sequence ATGTCCAAAAGCCTGTATGTGAGCGCGACCGAAGAGCGAAGCGGCAAATCCGCCGTCATTCTCGGCGTCATGCAGATGCTCCTGCGTGAAATCGACAATGTCGCCATCTTCCGGCCCATCATCAACAATCCCGGGGAAGGGAAAGAGGACCACGATATTGCGCTCCTCATCGGACACTACAAACTGTCCATTCCGTATCGCGACACCTACGCCTACACTCTTGAAGAAGCGCGTGAGCTGATCAATGCCGGTCAGCATGCGCTGGTCCTCGAGAACATCCTGAAGAAGTACAAGGAACTGGAAGAGAAGTACGATTTCGTACTCTGCGAAGGGACCGACTTCAAAGGGAAGGATCCGGCATTCGAGTTCGACCTCAATGCTGATATCGCCGCCAATATCGGTGCACCGATGCTCGTCGTGGCATCCGGCCGCAACAAGACCCCGGACGAGGTGGTGAACATCACCCGTTCAACTCTGGACACCATGTCCGAAAAGGGTGTCGATTTTGTTGCCTGCATCGTCAACCGCGCACCCGAGGGAATGACTGACGACCTGTGCCGTCACATCCAGTGCAAGGTCGATCAAAAAGATCTGCCGGTGTATGTCATCCCGGAAAACGAAGTGCTCGGCAAACCGACCATCGGCGATGTGAAGCGCTGGCTCGATGCTGATATTCTGTATGGTCACAGTGGCTTGCAGACCTTGGTCGACAACTATGTTGTTGCTGCCATGCAGGTCGGTAACTTCCTTGACTATATTGAGCAGGGAAGCCTGATCATCACGCCCGGAGACCGCTCGGATATCATCCTTTCCGCGCTGGCTTCGCGCCTGTCCAGCTCATATCCCGATATCGCCGGTATCATTTTGACCGGTGGTCTCGAAGTCGCAGCCAATGTCCACAAACTGATCGAAGGTTGGACCGGTGTTCCGGTACCCGTGCTTTCGGTCAAGGGACACACCTACCATAACGTGCAGGAACTCAATCGACTCTATGGTCGTATCGAAGCGAACGATCATCAGCGTATTGCCAGTGCCCTTGGTGGATTCACCCAGCATGTGAACTCCCAGGAACTGCGTGATCGTGTTGTCGAACAGCGTTCCACTCGTGTAACGCCGAAGATGTTCGAGTTCTCCTTGTTCGACAAGGCTTCTCGCGACAAGCAGCGTATCGTCCTTCCCGAAGGAACCGGCGAGCGCATTCTGCGTGCTACCGACATCCTCATGCGTCGTGGTGTGGCAGACATCATCCTGCTCGGCCGTGAAGACGAAATCCGCAACAACGCATCCATGTGTGGTGTGGATATCTCCGGCGCCCAGATCATTGATCCTGCCGAGTCCGATTTACTGGACTCCTTTGCCGAGGAATACCTCGAACTGCGCAAGCACAAGGGCATGATCGCTGATGTGGCCTGGGATCGCATGGCTGATACCACCTACTTCGGTACCATGATGGTTCACAAAGGCTTTGCCGACGGCATGGTTTCCGGTTCCGTGACAACCACGGCCCAGACCATTCGTCCTGCATTCGAGTTCGTGAAGACCAAGCCGGGAAGCTCCATCGTTTCCTCTGTCTTCCTGATGTGCCTCAAGGATCGCGTGCTGGTTTACGGTGACTGCGCTGTCAACACCAACCCCAATGCCCAGCAGTTGGCCGAGATCGCCATCTCCGCCGCTGAGACTGCTGGTATCTTTGGTGTTGATCCCAAGGTCGCCATGCTCAGTTATTCCACTGGCTCTTCCGGTAAGGGAGAGGATGTGGAAAAGGTCACTGAAGCAACGCGCATTGCCAAGGAACTCATCAAGGAACGCGGTTTGTCCTTCCCGCTGGAAGGGCCGTTGCAGTACGATGCAGCCGTTGATCCCGAAGTTGCCAAAGTCAAGATGCCGGACTCCGATGTCGCCGGTCAGGCCACCGTCTTCGTGTTCCCTGATCTGAACACCGGTAACAACACCTATAAAGCTGTTCAGCGTGCTGCCAACGCCGTGGCCATCGGCCCCGTGTTGCAGGGCTTGAACAAGCCGGTGAACGATCTGTCCCGCGGTTGTACCGTGCCGGATATCGTCAACACCGTTGCCATTACGGCCATCCAGGCCCAGGCAGAGAAAAAGTAA
- a CDS encoding acetate kinase gives MKVLVINSGSSSIKYQLLDTETEAVMVSGLVERIGEEMGDLKAKVYPDTDDEVVNKLHQPIPDHTTGMRLAIDLITDPEKGVLKDKSEIGAVGHRVVHGGEEFHKSIIITDEVIAAIEACIPLAPLHNPANLDGIRVAMDLFPDAPQVAVFDTAFHQTIPARAFMYALPYELYEEDRVRRYGFHGTSHKFVAGEMAAILGKPVEETNMITVHLGNGGSMTAVQNGKSIDTTMGMTPLEGLVMGTRSGDVDPALHTFLARNKNMDIEAIDTMLNKESGLKGLCGMNDMRDIHEAIAKGDKHAKIALDVQTYRNRKYIGAYMAVLGCIDAIVFTAGIGENDEIVRLESLRGLECFGVKIDEKVNDQRAKEPLKISTDDSTVAVWVIPTNEELAIARETKSVLNQ, from the coding sequence ATGAAAGTTCTGGTCATCAACTCCGGTAGTTCATCCATCAAGTATCAATTGCTGGACACGGAAACTGAAGCCGTCATGGTCAGCGGACTGGTTGAACGTATCGGCGAGGAAATGGGCGACCTGAAAGCCAAGGTGTATCCTGACACCGACGATGAAGTTGTCAACAAGCTGCACCAGCCTATCCCGGATCACACCACAGGTATGCGCCTTGCCATTGACCTGATCACCGACCCTGAAAAGGGTGTGCTCAAGGACAAGAGCGAGATCGGCGCTGTCGGACACCGTGTTGTTCACGGTGGTGAAGAGTTCCACAAGTCCATCATCATTACTGATGAGGTCATTGCCGCCATTGAGGCGTGTATCCCGCTGGCTCCGTTGCACAACCCGGCCAACCTCGATGGTATCCGCGTCGCCATGGATCTGTTCCCCGATGCTCCGCAGGTTGCTGTTTTTGACACCGCCTTCCATCAGACCATCCCGGCTCGTGCCTTCATGTACGCGCTGCCGTATGAGCTGTATGAGGAAGACCGTGTTCGTCGCTATGGATTCCATGGCACATCACATAAATTTGTTGCCGGTGAAATGGCTGCCATACTCGGCAAGCCCGTGGAAGAGACCAACATGATCACCGTGCACCTGGGCAACGGCGGTTCAATGACCGCTGTACAGAACGGAAAATCCATCGACACCACCATGGGCATGACACCTCTGGAAGGGCTGGTCATGGGCACCCGTTCGGGAGATGTGGACCCGGCTCTCCACACCTTCCTGGCCCGCAACAAGAACATGGATATCGAAGCTATCGATACCATGCTCAACAAAGAATCCGGCCTCAAGGGACTGTGCGGCATGAACGACATGCGCGACATCCACGAGGCTATCGCCAAGGGCGACAAGCACGCCAAAATCGCTTTGGACGTGCAGACCTACCGCAACCGCAAGTACATCGGTGCCTACATGGCCGTACTCGGTTGTATCGATGCCATTGTCTTCACTGCCGGTATCGGGGAAAATGACGAGATCGTTCGTCTTGAATCCCTGCGCGGCCTTGAATGCTTCGGCGTCAAAATAGATGAAAAGGTGAACGATCAGCGCGCCAAGGAGCCTCTGAAGATTTCCACCGACGACAGTACGGTGGCAGTCTGGGTCATTCCGACCAATGAGGAACTGGCTATTGCTCGTGAAACCAAAAGTGTTTTAAACCAGTAA
- a CDS encoding LutC/YkgG family protein, whose protein sequence is MPNKEALIEKFVEKAELVSAQVTEVKNEEEAIQYVLDLCDKKEACQLLASGCENNLSDKAEELCDLKQTKVIAAPALKQDVYKKLATKAEKAGFECIDSGMRDRLAGIDIGFTTAEYGIADTGTLMVDCPSEELRLATMVSEFHVCMLPKSKIRANTYAVEKMMLTRMKKAPNYMAYITGPSRTADIERVLALGVHGPLELHILLLED, encoded by the coding sequence ATGCCTAACAAGGAAGCACTGATTGAAAAGTTTGTTGAAAAGGCGGAACTCGTTTCTGCTCAGGTAACGGAAGTCAAAAACGAAGAAGAGGCGATTCAGTACGTACTCGATCTTTGTGACAAGAAAGAAGCCTGCCAGTTGCTGGCAAGCGGTTGTGAAAACAATCTGTCTGACAAAGCGGAAGAACTCTGCGATCTCAAACAGACCAAGGTCATCGCCGCTCCTGCATTGAAACAGGATGTCTACAAGAAGCTGGCCACAAAAGCCGAAAAGGCCGGTTTCGAGTGTATCGATTCCGGTATGCGCGATCGCCTGGCTGGCATCGACATCGGTTTCACCACCGCTGAGTATGGTATCGCTGATACCGGAACCCTCATGGTGGATTGCCCCAGTGAAGAGCTTCGTCTGGCTACCATGGTCAGTGAATTTCATGTCTGCATGCTGCCCAAATCAAAAATCCGCGCCAATACATATGCCGTGGAAAAGATGATGCTGACCCGGATGAAAAAGGCGCCCAACTATATGGCGTACATCACCGGCCCAAGCCGTACCGCTGATATTGAACGCGTTCTCGCGCTTGGTGTTCACGGTCCCCTTGAACTCCACATCCTGCTTTTGGAGGACTAG
- the ldhH gene encoding L-lactate dehydrogenase (quinone) large subunit LdhH yields the protein MQKANNLKEYREDMRESLDNDFLRTTLDNFAVAYRAGRANAFKDMDVRGLIQNIADCKDAAAANYQELYTEFKENAEAAGIHVHFAKTADDANKIIAQIAKDTNCKSIVKSKSMTAEETLLNHDLEDEGFEVIETDLGEWIIQLRHEGPSHMVMPAIHLSRHQVKDLFTDVTGKQQEADIEKLVKVARRELRQKYVDADMGITGANFAIAETGGIGLVTNEGNARLVSTLPRVHVALMGIDKLLPKLHDALRILKVLPRNATGQQITSYVTWITGANECLACEDDKKEIHYVVLDNGRSELIEDPLFSQVNRCVRCGACANVCPVYRLVGGHKMGHIYIGAIGLILTYFFHGKEKAKNIVQNCINCEACKDICAGGIDLPRLIKAIHAQIMEEDGSPLPQRLLSSVLKNRKLFHTLLRTAKWGQKPIAEKDGYIRHLPMIFAKEHGFRALPTVAEEPFRDWWEKNRPYVDKPKHRVALFSGCVQDFVYPEQMQAAVKVFADNDVDMEYPMEQSCCGLPVQMMGEMKVSRDVAVQNLRAFETGAYDYIITLCASCAAHLKHNYAKLVMDKPALKMKADEFASKVIDYSSFVNDVLKVKKSDFREVGTKATYHAPCHLCRGLDVHDAPRDLIKKGGMEYVECAEEEVCCGFGGTFSMKFPELSSELLNKKLGNVEETGASVLLTDCPGCIMQLRGGLKKRGSKIQVRHVAEVLADNKK from the coding sequence ATGCAGAAAGCTAACAACCTGAAAGAATACCGCGAGGACATGCGTGAGTCGCTCGATAACGACTTCCTGCGTACGACCCTCGATAATTTTGCTGTTGCCTACCGCGCCGGACGCGCCAATGCCTTCAAAGACATGGACGTTCGCGGTTTGATCCAGAATATTGCCGATTGCAAGGATGCGGCTGCCGCCAATTACCAGGAACTCTACACCGAGTTCAAGGAAAACGCCGAAGCTGCCGGTATCCATGTCCATTTTGCTAAAACTGCTGATGATGCCAACAAGATCATCGCGCAGATTGCCAAGGACACCAATTGCAAATCCATCGTCAAATCCAAATCCATGACTGCTGAGGAAACCCTCCTCAACCATGATCTGGAAGATGAAGGGTTTGAAGTCATTGAAACCGACCTTGGCGAGTGGATCATCCAGTTGCGTCACGAAGGTCCTTCGCACATGGTTATGCCTGCCATTCACCTTTCACGTCATCAGGTCAAAGACCTGTTCACCGACGTGACCGGCAAACAGCAGGAAGCCGACATCGAAAAACTGGTCAAGGTCGCTCGTCGCGAGCTGCGCCAGAAGTATGTCGATGCTGACATGGGTATCACCGGTGCCAACTTCGCCATCGCCGAAACCGGCGGTATCGGACTGGTCACCAACGAAGGTAACGCCCGTCTTGTTTCCACGTTGCCTCGTGTACACGTTGCGCTCATGGGTATTGATAAGCTGCTGCCCAAGCTGCATGACGCGCTGCGCATCCTCAAGGTGCTGCCGCGTAACGCCACCGGTCAGCAGATCACGTCTTACGTGACATGGATCACCGGTGCCAACGAGTGTCTGGCCTGCGAAGATGACAAAAAAGAAATTCACTACGTTGTTCTGGATAACGGCCGCTCCGAGCTGATCGAAGATCCGTTGTTCTCTCAGGTCAACCGCTGTGTCCGTTGTGGCGCTTGCGCCAACGTCTGCCCGGTTTACCGGTTGGTCGGCGGTCACAAGATGGGCCACATCTATATCGGTGCCATCGGTTTGATTCTGACCTACTTCTTCCACGGGAAGGAGAAAGCCAAGAACATCGTTCAGAACTGCATCAACTGCGAAGCGTGTAAGGATATTTGTGCCGGTGGCATTGATCTGCCGCGACTCATCAAAGCCATTCACGCCCAGATCATGGAAGAAGACGGCAGCCCGCTGCCTCAGCGCCTCCTGAGCTCTGTGCTCAAGAACCGCAAGCTCTTCCACACACTGCTGCGTACAGCCAAGTGGGGCCAGAAGCCCATTGCGGAAAAAGACGGATACATTCGTCATCTGCCGATGATCTTTGCCAAGGAGCACGGGTTCCGCGCACTGCCGACTGTTGCCGAAGAACCATTTCGCGATTGGTGGGAAAAGAACCGTCCATACGTGGACAAGCCCAAGCACCGTGTGGCGCTGTTCTCCGGTTGCGTGCAGGACTTCGTCTACCCTGAACAGATGCAGGCTGCTGTCAAAGTATTCGCCGACAACGATGTCGACATGGAATACCCCATGGAACAGTCCTGCTGCGGACTTCCCGTCCAGATGATGGGTGAGATGAAAGTCTCCCGTGATGTTGCCGTGCAGAACCTCCGCGCTTTTGAGACCGGAGCATACGACTACATCATCACGCTGTGTGCATCGTGTGCAGCCCACCTCAAGCACAACTATGCCAAGCTGGTCATGGACAAGCCTGCGCTGAAGATGAAGGCAGATGAGTTCGCCTCCAAGGTGATCGATTACTCGTCCTTCGTGAATGATGTGCTCAAGGTCAAGAAATCCGACTTCCGCGAAGTGGGAACCAAGGCCACCTACCACGCGCCGTGTCACCTGTGCCGCGGACTGGATGTTCACGATGCTCCTCGCGACCTGATCAAGAAGGGTGGTATGGAGTACGTCGAGTGCGCAGAAGAGGAAGTCTGCTGCGGATTCGGTGGAACCTTCTCCATGAAGTTCCCTGAGCTTTCATCCGAGCTGCTGAACAAGAAGCTTGGCAATGTGGAAGAAACAGGCGCTTCGGTGCTGCTGACCGATTGCCCGGGTTGCATCATGCAGCTGCGCGGCGGTCTCAAGAAACGTGGTTCCAAGATTCAGGTTCGCCACGTGGCTGAAGTTCTGGCCGATAACAAAAAGTAA